One window from the genome of Stegostoma tigrinum isolate sSteTig4 chromosome 27, sSteTig4.hap1, whole genome shotgun sequence encodes:
- the prmt6 gene encoding protein arginine N-methyltransferase 6 isoform X1, protein MEPGPHQAKRPRLEAEPEARRSGGPGPEARARQDGAYFHSYSDVSIHEEMIADSARTGCYRRALQGGLRPAAGLEPRARVSLLRDRTVLDVGAGTGILSVFCAQAGAARVYAAEASAVMAERAREVVEANGLSGRVWVLRGRVEEAELPERVDAIVSEWMGYGLMYESMLRSVLHARDRWLKPGGLLFPCRAELYIAPVSDPALHERLSFWDGVKEQHGVDMACMAAFARRCLMTDEMVVTGLHGEDVLARPTMFAAVDLYTVTEQQLEELGGLFSVPAFGIATMHAFAIWFSVIFPTSAPTDHTDGGPSGVHATSGHDDGQRSTSDHDDGQRSTSGPDEAQHMTSGGADGQHATSGCSYGHQGTSPRADSQCATSNNGHRASTAKAFTSRVTSAHISNGTVESRFAVTANGDNLCEFDLSNETNPVTFDANTDESEPVVLSTSPFAEETHWKQALLYLDEPVQVFQDTVIKGKITLTPAVDNPRHLRVSLVYEIGDSGKKTKVFKMGEDFSSFE, encoded by the coding sequence ATGGAGCCGGGTCCGCATCAGGCGAAGAGGCCGCGGCTGGAGGCCGAGCCCGAGGCCCGGCGGAGCGGGGGGCCAGGTCCCGAGGCCCGGGCCCGCCAGGACGGAGCCTATTTCCACTCGTACTCGGACGTGTCGATCCACGAGGAGATGATCGCGGACTCGGCGCGGACCGGTTGCTACCGCCGGGCCCTACAGGGAGGCCTGCGGCCTGCGGCCGGGCTCGAGCCCCGGGCTCGAGTGAGCCTGCTGCGGGACCGCACGGTGCTGGACGTGGGCGCGGGCACGGGCATCCTGAGCGTCTTCTGCGCGCAGGCGGGAGCGGCGCGCGTGTACGCGGCGGAGGCGAGCGCGGTGATGGCGGAGCGCGCCCGCGAGGTCGTCGAGGCGAACGGGCTGAGCGGCCGCGTGTGGGTGCTGAGGGGCCGGGTGGAGGAAGCCGAGCTGCCCGAGAGGGTGGACGCCATCGTCAGCGAGTGGATGGGCTACGGCCTCATGTACGAGTCGATGCTCCGCAGCGTGCTGCACGCCCGGGACCGATGGCTCAAACCGGGCGGCCTGCTCTTCCCGTGCCGAGCCGAGCTCTACATCGCCCCGGTCAGTGACCCGGCCCTGCACGAGCGCCTTTCCTTCTGGGACGGAGTCAAGGAGCAGCACGGCGTCGACATGGCCTGCATGGCCGCCTTCGCCCGCCGCTGCCTCATGACCGACGAGATGGTGGTGACCGGCCTGCACGGCGAGGACGTCCTGGCCCGGCCCACCATGTTCGCCGCCGTTGACCTCTACACCGTCACCGAGCAGCAGCTCGAGGAGCTAGGCGGCCTCTTCTCGGTCCCGGCCTTCGGCATCGCCACCATGCATGCCTTCGCCATCTGGTTTTCTGTCATCTTCCCGACGTCCGCCCCCACGGACCACACCGATGGTGGGCCAAGCGGTGTCCATGCCACCAGTGGCCACGACGATGGTCAGCGCTCGACCAGTGACCACGACGATGGTCAACGTTCAACTAGTGGCCCTGATGAAGCACAACATATGACCAGTGGTGGTGCTGATGGTCAGCATGCAACCAGTGGCTGTTCTTATGGCCATCAAGGGACCAGTCCCCGTGCTGACAGTCAGTGTGCAACCAGCAACAATGGTCATCGTGCGTCCACTGCCAAAGCCTTTACATCCCGTGTAACCAGTGCACACATCAGCAATGGAACTGTTGAGAGCCGCTTTGCCGTCACAGCCAATGGTGACAATCTCTGTGAATTTGATCTCAGTAATGAAACTAACCCTGTTACATTTGATGCCAACACTGATGAATCTGAGCCAGTTGTTTTGTCGACCTCACCTTTTGCAGAGGAAACTCATTGGAAACAGGCCTTGCTTTATCTGGATGAACCTGTGCAAGTGTTCCAGGATACtgtgataaaaggaaaaataactTTAACTCCAGCTGTAGATAATCCACGACATCTCCGGGTATCCTTGGTTTACGAGATTGGAGAtagtggaaagaaaacaaaagtatTTAAAATGGGGGAGGATTTCTCTTCCTTTGAGTAA
- the prmt6 gene encoding protein arginine N-methyltransferase 6 isoform X2, whose translation MEPGPHQAKRPRLEAEPEARRSGGPGPEARARQDGAYFHSYSDVSIHEEMIADSARTGCYRRALQGGLRPAAGLEPRARVSLLRDRTVLDVGAGTGILSVFCAQAGAARVYAAEASAVMAERAREVVEANGLSGRVWVLRGRVEEAELPERVDAIVSEWMGYGLMYESMLRSVLHARDRWLKPGGLLFPCRAELYIAPVSDPALHERLSFWDGVKEQHGVDMACMAAFARRCLMTDEMVVTGLHGEDVLARPTMFAAVDLYTVTEQQLEELGGLFSVPAFGIATMHAFAIWFSVIFPTSAPTDHTDGGPSGVHATSGHDDGQRSTSDHDDGQRSTSGPDEAQHMTSGGADGQHATSGCSYGHQGTSPRADSQCATSNNGHRASTAKAFTSRVTSAHISNGTVESRFAVTANGDNLCEFDLSNETNPVTFDANTDESEPVVLSTSPFAEETHWKQALLYLDEPVQVFQDTVIKGKITLTPAVDNPRHLRRAKGRNGQVRKKHTALKCH comes from the exons ATGGAGCCGGGTCCGCATCAGGCGAAGAGGCCGCGGCTGGAGGCCGAGCCCGAGGCCCGGCGGAGCGGGGGGCCAGGTCCCGAGGCCCGGGCCCGCCAGGACGGAGCCTATTTCCACTCGTACTCGGACGTGTCGATCCACGAGGAGATGATCGCGGACTCGGCGCGGACCGGTTGCTACCGCCGGGCCCTACAGGGAGGCCTGCGGCCTGCGGCCGGGCTCGAGCCCCGGGCTCGAGTGAGCCTGCTGCGGGACCGCACGGTGCTGGACGTGGGCGCGGGCACGGGCATCCTGAGCGTCTTCTGCGCGCAGGCGGGAGCGGCGCGCGTGTACGCGGCGGAGGCGAGCGCGGTGATGGCGGAGCGCGCCCGCGAGGTCGTCGAGGCGAACGGGCTGAGCGGCCGCGTGTGGGTGCTGAGGGGCCGGGTGGAGGAAGCCGAGCTGCCCGAGAGGGTGGACGCCATCGTCAGCGAGTGGATGGGCTACGGCCTCATGTACGAGTCGATGCTCCGCAGCGTGCTGCACGCCCGGGACCGATGGCTCAAACCGGGCGGCCTGCTCTTCCCGTGCCGAGCCGAGCTCTACATCGCCCCGGTCAGTGACCCGGCCCTGCACGAGCGCCTTTCCTTCTGGGACGGAGTCAAGGAGCAGCACGGCGTCGACATGGCCTGCATGGCCGCCTTCGCCCGCCGCTGCCTCATGACCGACGAGATGGTGGTGACCGGCCTGCACGGCGAGGACGTCCTGGCCCGGCCCACCATGTTCGCCGCCGTTGACCTCTACACCGTCACCGAGCAGCAGCTCGAGGAGCTAGGCGGCCTCTTCTCGGTCCCGGCCTTCGGCATCGCCACCATGCATGCCTTCGCCATCTGGTTTTCTGTCATCTTCCCGACGTCCGCCCCCACGGACCACACCGATGGTGGGCCAAGCGGTGTCCATGCCACCAGTGGCCACGACGATGGTCAGCGCTCGACCAGTGACCACGACGATGGTCAACGTTCAACTAGTGGCCCTGATGAAGCACAACATATGACCAGTGGTGGTGCTGATGGTCAGCATGCAACCAGTGGCTGTTCTTATGGCCATCAAGGGACCAGTCCCCGTGCTGACAGTCAGTGTGCAACCAGCAACAATGGTCATCGTGCGTCCACTGCCAAAGCCTTTACATCCCGTGTAACCAGTGCACACATCAGCAATGGAACTGTTGAGAGCCGCTTTGCCGTCACAGCCAATGGTGACAATCTCTGTGAATTTGATCTCAGTAATGAAACTAACCCTGTTACATTTGATGCCAACACTGATGAATCTGAGCCAGTTGTTTTGTCGACCTCACCTTTTGCAGAGGAAACTCATTGGAAACAGGCCTTGCTTTATCTGGATGAACCTGTGCAAGTGTTCCAGGATACtgtgataaaaggaaaaataactTTAACTCCAGCTGTAGATAATCCACGACATCTCCGG AGAGCCAAAGGAAGGAATGGGCAAGTCAGGAAGAAACATACAGCCCTAAAATGTCATTGA